A section of the Mesobacillus jeotgali genome encodes:
- the def gene encoding peptide deformylase: MLTMDDIVRDGHPVLRKVADEVTMPPSQEDTAILESLIEYVKNSQDPEIAQRHGLRPGIGLAAPQINVSKRMIAVHVADQNNNLISYALFNPKIISHSVERSYLAAGEGCLSVDESIPGYVPRYARVTVKGIDLDGNEVKIRLKGLPAIVFQHEIDHLNGIMFYDHINKIDPFADIPDATPVER, translated from the coding sequence ATGTTGACGATGGATGATATCGTCCGTGACGGACATCCCGTGCTCCGAAAAGTTGCGGATGAAGTTACAATGCCTCCTTCACAGGAAGATACCGCAATTCTTGAAAGCCTGATTGAATATGTGAAAAACAGCCAGGACCCTGAAATAGCACAGAGACACGGTCTTCGACCAGGTATTGGTCTTGCTGCTCCTCAGATAAATGTTTCAAAGAGAATGATTGCCGTTCATGTGGCAGATCAAAACAACAACCTGATCAGCTATGCCCTTTTTAATCCTAAAATTATCAGCCACTCGGTAGAACGCTCCTATCTTGCTGCGGGTGAAGGATGTCTCTCAGTCGATGAGTCAATCCCCGGATATGTCCCGAGATATGCCAGAGTAACAGTAAAAGGTATCGACCTGGATGGAAATGAAGTTAAAATCCGCCTTAAAGGTCTGCCAGCAATTGTATTTCAGCATGAAATCGACCATCTGAACGGCATCATGTTTTATGACCATATCAATAAAATCGACCCATTTGCAGACATCCCAGACGCAACTCCAGTGGAACGATAA
- a CDS encoding YjcZ family sporulation protein → MYGYGYGCGYPAAGVGYGGGFALIVVLFILLIIVGCACWRF, encoded by the coding sequence ATGTACGGTTACGGTTATGGATGTGGTTATCCTGCAGCAGGAGTAGGTTATGGCGGTGGATTCGCTTTGATCGTTGTGTTGTTCATCCTTCTGATCATTGTAGGCTGCGCTTGCTGGAGATTCTAA
- a CDS encoding Cof-type HAD-IIB family hydrolase — MSKIVFFDIDGTLLDDDKNLPASTREAIETLKDNGVFVAIATGRAPFMFENLRNDLDIDSFVSFNGQYVVFEGEPIYKNPLNSQKLEELYREAANKNHPVVFMNHQTMKSSVKHHHYIETSLGGLKFPHPEHDDRFYVDRNLFQTLLFCEDGQENFYRENYPEFTFIRWHPYSVDILPAGGSKAEGIKKMVERLGFKPEDVYAFGDGLNDLEMLQAAGTGVAMGNAVPELKKLANMVTRDVDDDGIWHGLKELKLI; from the coding sequence ATGAGCAAAATCGTATTTTTTGATATTGATGGAACACTATTAGACGACGATAAAAATCTGCCGGCCTCCACAAGGGAGGCAATCGAAACATTGAAGGATAATGGAGTATTTGTAGCGATTGCTACAGGGAGGGCTCCATTTATGTTTGAGAACCTTAGAAACGATCTGGATATAGATTCATTTGTAAGCTTTAATGGACAATATGTTGTATTTGAAGGAGAACCAATTTATAAGAATCCCTTGAACAGCCAAAAATTAGAGGAGCTTTATAGGGAAGCTGCTAACAAGAACCATCCGGTTGTCTTTATGAATCATCAGACAATGAAGTCATCCGTTAAGCACCACCATTACATTGAAACAAGCCTGGGCGGACTTAAATTCCCCCACCCGGAACATGATGATCGTTTTTATGTTGACAGGAACTTATTCCAAACCCTCTTGTTTTGTGAAGATGGCCAGGAAAATTTTTACCGGGAGAACTATCCTGAATTTACTTTTATCAGATGGCATCCTTATTCTGTTGACATCCTTCCAGCAGGAGGGTCAAAAGCGGAAGGCATAAAGAAGATGGTAGAACGTTTAGGGTTTAAGCCAGAAGATGTTTATGCATTTGGAGATGGCCTTAACGACCTTGAAATGCTTCAGGCAGCAGGCACTGGAGTTGCCATGGGAAATGCCGTACCGGAATTGAAGAAGCTTGCGAATATGGTAACACGTGATGTGGATGACGATGGAATTTGGCATGGATTGAAAGAGCTCAAATTGATTTAG
- a CDS encoding YkyA family protein, protein MSIFKKISLAFIVMAVVFSLAGCLDKQSPEEKMFEELEKVVSMEKKFEDQQDPLVELEKKEKEIYEKIIALGMKEYDQIVKLADEALAIADKRAEHIDKEKESIDESEKEFEKIDKTIKEIEDSSLKKQATELKDTMNERYRIHDELYKNYKQGHQYDKELYEMLKDKELSFEKLEEQINKVNGIYETVLKNNQEFNDKTDQYNKEKLAFYKKAGIEVSSEKEK, encoded by the coding sequence TTGTCCATATTCAAAAAAATAAGTTTAGCTTTTATCGTGATGGCTGTAGTTTTCAGCCTAGCTGGGTGTCTGGACAAGCAATCACCAGAGGAAAAGATGTTCGAAGAGCTGGAGAAGGTTGTCTCGATGGAAAAAAAGTTTGAGGATCAGCAGGATCCACTTGTAGAATTGGAAAAAAAGGAAAAGGAAATATATGAAAAAATCATTGCGCTCGGGATGAAGGAGTATGACCAAATTGTAAAGCTTGCTGATGAAGCATTAGCAATAGCCGACAAACGAGCTGAGCATATAGATAAAGAAAAAGAAAGTATCGATGAATCAGAAAAAGAATTTGAAAAAATCGACAAAACTATAAAAGAAATCGAGGACTCCAGTTTAAAGAAGCAGGCAACAGAACTGAAGGACACAATGAATGAACGATACAGAATTCATGATGAATTGTACAAAAACTACAAGCAAGGTCATCAATATGATAAAGAACTGTATGAAATGCTAAAAGATAAAGAATTAAGTTTTGAAAAACTGGAAGAACAAATCAATAAAGTAAATGGAATTTATGAAACGGTACTGAAAAATAATCAGGAATTCAATGATAAGACAGATCAATACAACAAAGAAAAATTGGCCTTTTATAAAAAAGCTGGAATAGAAGTAAGCTCTGAAAAGGAAAAATAG
- a CDS encoding DNA-dependent RNA polymerase subunit epsilon, whose amino-acid sequence MIFKVYFQESNKQVPVREKTQTIYVEGDSERDVRTKIADRQYNIEYVEAVQGNYLEYEKQKEDFEVLEIE is encoded by the coding sequence ATGATTTTTAAAGTTTACTTCCAGGAATCCAACAAGCAAGTACCAGTTCGTGAGAAAACACAGACCATTTATGTTGAAGGTGACTCTGAAAGAGATGTACGGACAAAAATAGCTGACCGTCAGTATAATATTGAATACGTTGAGGCAGTTCAGGGTAACTATCTGGAATATGAGAAGCAAAAAGAAGACTTTGAAGTATTGGAGATCGAATAA